The following are encoded in a window of Heliangelus exortis chromosome 9, bHelExo1.hap1, whole genome shotgun sequence genomic DNA:
- the LOC139800072 gene encoding collagen alpha-1(I) chain-like, translating into MLISRRTPARAARKRAGRRGQAESRPCASPPDSRPRQAQAGKPQGPAAQARTGGAASATSALPAPGAGRRGGAAPLKGPAGPRCHPRPPCRAERAGSGGEGLPRTNVASVRERGRRHGGGGRGSGSPNPSSARPSRGGRGAGRARPAPSPASAPPRCLAAPAGGLGSGVGALAPVSHDESGTARIPRPGGGPPAAAAPRADPTAGRTPTKGCFGSYQAQALRPPGSTWSRPDPRRSPSPSGEEGQCRAPARAAPSPHTGGAQRPHQPRPCTAPHAGATRQLPPAGTAGHRWRPSRRGRTPSFPPPVAPSVPFSEQPPTDFARPAGTWPGVSRRRRHVGAQEERSETEPDRAAPSPRPHHLPPPPPSLHVGVAAEEPPPAPVTHSGRCPLARPAGEPERSWESGAAPAPPPI; encoded by the exons ATGCTCATCTCCCGCCGGACACCGGCGCGGGCAGCGCGGAAGCGGGCAGGCCGGCGGGGCCAGGCGGAGAGCCGCCCCTGCGCTTCCCCTCCAGACTCCCGGCCAAGGCAGGCTCAGGCGGGGAAGCCGCAGGGCCCCGCGGCCCAGGCCAGGACGGGCGGCGCCGCCAGCGCCACCTCAGCACTGCCGGCACcgggggcggggcggcggggcggggcggcgcCCTTAAAGGGACCGGCGGGTCCCCGCTGTCACCCGCGCCCCCCGTGCAGGGCCGAgcgggcggggagcggcggcgAGGGGCTCCCCCGAACGAACGTAGCGTCCGTGCGGGAACGGGGCCGGCGGCACGGCGGGGGTGGGCGGGGCAGCGGCAGCCCCAACCCCAGCTCGGCGCGGCCCTCC CGAGGCGGGCGCGGGGCTGGGCGGGCACGGCCTGCTCCTAGCCCGGCATCAGCACCTCCCCGGTGCCTGGCCGCCCCCGCCGGTGGCCTGGGGAGCGGGGTCGGGGCACTCGCCCCTGTAAGTCACGACGAGAGCGGAACGGCGCGAATCCCGCGACCCGGGGGAGGGCCGCCCGCTGCCGCGGCTCCGCGGGCTGACCCCACCGCCGGACGAACGCCTACCAAAGGCTGCTTTGGCTCCTACCAGGCGCAAGCTCTGCGGCCGCCGGGCTCGACGTGGAGTCGCCCCGACCCGCGCcgctctccctctccttctggcGAGGAGGGACAGTGCCGCGCCCCGGCCCGggccgccccctccccacacaccgGCGGGGCCCAGCGTCCCCATCAGCCCAGGCCCTGCACGGCGCCGCACGCCGGCGCTACCCGACAGCTGCCGCCGGCCGGCACAGCCGGGCACCGATGGAGGCCGAGCCGGCGGGGCCggaccccctccttccccccgcCGGTTGCCCCGAGTGTCCCCTTTTCCGAGCAGCCCCCGACGGACTTTGCCCGACCGGCGGGAACTTGGCCCGGAGTTTCCCGGCGGCGCCGACACGTCGGTGCCCAGGAGGAAAGAAGCGAGACCGAACCGGACCGGGCCGCCCCTTCCCCCCGTCCtcaccacctcccacccccccctccaagCCTCCACGTCGGCGTCGCGGCGGAGGagccgccccccgcccccgTGACTCACTCCGGCCGGTGCCCGCTCGCCCGCCCTGCTGGAGAACCGGAGCGCTCCTGGGAGAGCGGCGCGGCGCCCGCCCCACCGCCTATATAG